The Glycine soja cultivar W05 chromosome 4, ASM419377v2, whole genome shotgun sequence genomic sequence CACTCTTACAAGACATTGACAATAGATCTAAAGAGTTCTTGTTCAAATTTCATTGTCTTAACCTCAAGGTCGcccttaataatttatatttatgttcttCCTTCAGATTTATAATGTTAGAGCCCCATCTAATTGTGATGTCTAGTCCTCAATAGAGAGTTTTGAAAGAGTGTAGACAAATGTGTCTGCTTCTATCTATGAATGTGCTCTAACCAGGGGTGTCTATTTGTATCATAAACGGGGATTTCCGTGAGTATTGCCTTGTTTAGGGTCCCATAAACGGGGATTATTTTTCTTGCGGGGACGGAGATGGGGATAAATGTTTCTCCATAGGTCATTGGTCTaaggaaattacaaaattatccttatattttaagaaaccctaacaattcAGTCTTCCTCAAATCTCAAACCCTCAAATAACTCGTTCACTTCCCACTCTAGACTGCGTCGCACCATTTACTTCTTCCCAGACCACACCGTTGCTACCCAGTCCCGTCACCCCTCGCCGTTGCTCACCTCGGAGTGTAAGTGTTGGCTACTCTCTTTCTACCAATGGATTTGTTTGCTACACATTgccttcattgttttttttccaTGGTTTTGCTTGATCATTTCAGAATTACATTTTACATTTGAAAGTTTtaatcttctattttctttggcTAGTTGGTTGCTCGGATATGAGTTTTTAGTTCAAACCCAAGTTTGCTTTCATGTTTTGATTATTTGggctttttatttctttgaaagatcattttttttgaattaatagCCGTGGATGATATTACAAGTTATGCCCGTGGATGGTTTGTTTCATTATATTaacgtttttatttttttgtttgttttgcatttatcaCATTTAGCCTTATTCTATCAATCATTATTTGTGCAgctattagaatttgttgaatGCCCAATATTAAATGGTGATACAGTTAAGAATTCCCTCTTGTTGTCATTGCTATAATCTACATGcagagggtttttttttttgggggggggggggggttattaTGTTTTCTTGTTCCTCTCTGGTTGTTGCTCTGAGTAGATTCTTTAAAAATTGGTTTACAGTTCCGGTATACTTTTCACtgctatgtttttttattctggAAGTGAGttcatttttttactaattcatGAATCCATTAAGCACATCTTTAGCCTTAATATTTCAAGTTTTTCTTAAAggctttaattattaattaagctTAAGGTTTTCTTAGGAAAGTTTCTTGGGAACTTAACAGTAGTAATAATGTTAAAGTACACTTGTATTTTTAATCTCTTCTGGATTTTGGAATGGAGATTAATCTATTCCTTGATTCATATTGATTTCAGACCACATATCTTCAATCactaattaaatagataaaagtaTGAATAAAGTTATTTGTGTTGCTAGTCATCTACACTTTCTTTTCATCATTTGGATAAGCATTTGCTCTAAGCTTGCTTAATCAATACTATGATAGATTGATGATGGCTAACCAAGCAATCCTACTATGGTAGTATGTGCTTTAACACAATGTTAGGAAATCCAAAATTGACCATATTGCCTACAAGCTTTTGATCAAGTAACCCCAATGACTAAGATGGAAATGTATTGTGATTAGTGATTACACCCTAAATTAACTTAATagtttattagtttattttattcccATGCAATAATTCATTTTTAGAACTACGATGTTGGGGTCTTATTTTCTAAAGTGGTCTAGCCTTAAATAACTGAATTTTAGACCTTTGCTCATATACCATTAATTCATTACTATTTAAAGTTCATAtgattttatctatttaaatgtgatatttatgttactcttatatttatattgttgaTTGGTTGATCAAGGCATTATATATCATGATTCCTAGTTGATTGTTAAACTATTGGCAAGTACACTAATTCgtctcaagtagtaaagtaaaCGAAAGTCTGAGTGTTGAATCCAtatggactttgtttgtacttaaataaatgaatatataattttcaagcaataaataaattgatttaaaagatTGTGAAGGAAACAGTAAAATAAATtgtcataaaattaaattaaaataaacaaggaagaaaaacaaacataaaagtaaattacttaattaaaatagaaaagatgAGAGAAGCCAATATTAATGCAGAAGGGAATTcaaaagatgagaatgttggaaacttagcctaccagagctactcttgatgtaatattaatgatttttctctattagtgATTATTCAAATTTTGACTTGCATCTACTCATATACTCTAACCAAGACCCCTCGAgtgaaagagcctaatttatctattttctctcccaaatccaTTTAAGAGTTAAACTagttaaattgcattaagaatagatATGTATAACAGGCTAAACAAAATCAACCTATCCCTAgttatgactttatttagatactctTTCCCAGTTCTATTGGGGATGTGTCAGTGGGAGCTTTACCCACTAACACATCCCCAATAGAGCATGGGATGGTTACACTTCCTGGGTCATTGAATTTCTGTGGTAGAATCCTTTGGATCAtagcactacaatttccttccaccatgATGCTCTCATTGTTGatatatttccttttctttgtgaGAAGATCCTTCAGGAATTTGGTATCCAAAGCCATCTGTTGTAGGGCCTCTCCAAAGGGGATGCTGATCTCCAgcttcttgaagatgtcaaGAAAATGAGCAAAATATTGTTCATTCTCTTTCTTTGACAGCACTAAGGGATATGAGGCCTCCTTCACTGGGATTGATGGTACCTTCTTTCTAGCCTCCCAAGCCAACTGACTCTTAGTCTTAGAGATCAAGACCTCATCACCACTCTCcttactttcattttttcttttttaatttttctcttatttttcaacCTTTTCTATATGTTTTTCCTCTCCTTCCTCATCACTCACATCCTCCAATACTCCCTCAACTCTTGTTTCCTTCTCAGAACTCTCCCTCCTCTGACTCCTAGTGAAAATTgccttgcattcctccttgggattcttcTCCGTGTTGGCCACAAAACTGCCCGTGGACTTTTCAACAAATTGCTTAGCTAATTGACCCACTTGTACCTCTAGATTCTTGATGGTTGACTCAGTGCTCTTGTGATTTAATAGAGAAACCAacataaactgagtcaaagtGTCTTCTAGTTTGGTGGTCTTCTCATAAAGATTAGGCCCTTGATTGGTAGGCCTGATAGATGGACCACTTTCATCTTTGTTGAAGTTAGTCTCAGGATGGGATCTCTATCCTTGGCCTTGAGAGAAATTTACCCCCTGTTGGTATCCTGAATGTCCCCCATAATTGAACCCTTGCTGGTTCGGATTTGTCATATAGTTGACTTCTTTGGATATGTCATCCTAAGCCATGCACATTCCTGACTCATGGGCTCCATCATAAATGTTGCATCCCTTAATTTGTATGGCTAAAGAAGGAGCATGATGCACTACATGCAACTGTTGAGGAAGCTTGTTCAGGGTCTCTGTAAGGGTCTCAATCTGCTTGGCTAAGAGTTTGTTTTGAGCTAGTAATGCATCTTGATACGTGAGCTCAAGAAGACTTTTCTTTGTAGGTGTGTAAGCTTGATCACAAAGGATGACATGGTCACTGGCTGCCATATTTTCAATCAACTTCATAGCTTCATTAAgggtcttcaatttgatttttccaCCAGTTAATGCTTCTAGAAGTTTCTTGGAATGGGGTCGCATGCGATCAATGAATATGTTTAGCTGAACAGGCTCACTGAACCCATGAGTAGAAGTCTTCTGGAGTAAACCATGGAAATGGTCTAGAGCTTCACTTAATGATTCGTTAGGGAATTGATGGAATAATGAGATTTCCACCTTCCCCTCAGCGGTCTTGGACTCtggaaaatatttcttcaagaacTTCTCCACCACCTTTTCCCATGTTTGCAAGCTATTTCCTTTGAATGAGTTCAGCCATCTTTTTGTTTCACCtgccaaagaaaaagaaaataaattgaggCGAATGACATTTTCTAGAACTCATGCTATCTTCACTGTGTTGCAAATCTCTATGTACGTAGCAAGGTGGGCATATGGATCTTCATTTGGTAGTCCATGAAAGAGATTGTCTTGAATAAGCTCAATGAGAGAATGTGGCTAAGTGATATTAGCAGGTTGAACTTCGAGTCGCGTTATACTTGTAAAGTACTGACGCtactaaaaatattcttttctaCGTCGGTCGAAAATAGCATTCAACGACGGTCGTTGACCATCGTAAAATATGATATTGTTGAAAGTGTTTACTTTCAATGACAGGTTAAAAAAGGTCGTCTTAAAAAACCGacaactttctaagacggtacTTACGTaagcaccgtcttagaaagcTACCTTTCtacctttctaagacggtgcttACGTAAGCCAGTCTTAGAAAGGTAGTAAAATATGATGTCGTTGAAATTGTCAACTTTCAACGACGGGTTAAAAAAGATCGTCTTAAAAAACCGACAACTTTCAAAGGCGGTACTTACGTaagcaccgtcttagaaaggtaCCTTTCTAAAACGGTGCTTACGTAAGCCCGTCTTAGAAAGGTAGCTTTCAAAGACGATGCTTTCTTTCTAAGACAGTGCTTACGTaagcaccgtctttgaaagCTACCTTTCTAAGACAGTGCCTACGTAAGCATCGTCttagaatatttaatttcaaaaaaataaagaattatgataaaaaaaataaatttaaaagtaattttatagtAAAATGATATACCGTGGAATgatatgtatttaaattatatcatcataCAATAGTAGTGTGCAATGAAGCATGCATTAATGAATCCAAGATCTCTTAAAAGAATGAATCTATGCAAGTTGTAACTTTGTAAATGTCATGAATAAAATGAACAAGCACAGTACCTAATtctaaagagattttttttttcaataacttCAAGAAAACATCATAATGGAAAACTAAAAATTGCAATCAGCTTAGCAAATAGATTATAGAAGGCATACAAAGGAATAGAACGGTAAgctaactataaaaaaataaagcatgaACTTGCTTTGTCTCAACATCTAGAAAACCATATTGTATACACTGTCATAAGATTATTAATGCAATTATCAATAACTTACCAATGTGTACCTCCTATGAAAGTCACTAGTATCAGTAACTTACCAATGAGAGTCATCACAGAAACATCAATGTAATTACATTTAGCACCACAACAAATACACCCAGAACAAATTAGTGACTTGTGTACTAAATCTCATACAATTTATAGTTTTGGGAATCTTACGAGTCACTGCCATAGTCCTCTTCATAAACAAAAGTGTTGAATATTGGGCCCACATGCCCCTTAGCCTTTGAACCATGGCCACCATTATCCCCACTTTTATTCCTCTGTTACAGGAACTCTAAGTGTTAGGTAAAGCAATGCAAAAATAAACACACAAAGAATGTATTTAAACATACTACTTTCATTCTATAAACATACTATTTGAACACAACATGTTGCAATTTTGGTTTAATAAAAAATGGAGAATCATCTTGTACCTGAAATGGAAGAAGTATATCTAGAAGTCCAAATCTCCATAGTAGCCTCAAAGAAGCTTC encodes the following:
- the LOC114410841 gene encoding uncharacterized protein LOC114410841; translation: MGDIQDTNRGPTNQGPNLYEKTTKLEDTLTQFMLVSLLNHKSTESTIKNLEVQVGQLAKQFVEKSTGSFVANTEKNPKEECKAIFTRSQRRESSEKETRVEGVLEDTKSQLAWEARKKVPSIPVKEASYPLVLSKKENEQYFAHFLDIFKKLEISIPFGEALQQMALDTKFLKDLLTKKRKYINNESIMVEGNCSAMIQRILPQKFNDPGSVTIPCSIGDVLVGKAPTDTSPIELGKSI